A single region of the Physeter macrocephalus isolate SW-GA unplaced genomic scaffold, ASM283717v5 random_210, whole genome shotgun sequence genome encodes:
- the ARL6IP4 gene encoding ADP-ribosylation factor-like protein 6-interacting protein 4 encodes MAHVGSRKRSRSRSRSRGRGSEKKRKKSSKDAPRSCSASRSQSRKASTTSSGAEERSKHKARRRPRSSSSSSSSSSSSCSSSLSSSSSSSDGRKKRGKHKDKKRKKKKKRKKKLKKRDKAKAKMQPTEALPGPSLDQWHRAAEEEEDGPVLTDEQKSRIQAMKPMSKEEWDARQSVIRRVVDPESGRTRLIKGDGEVLEEIVTKERHREINKQATRGDGLAFQMRAGLLP; translated from the exons ATGGCTCACGTCGGCTCTCGCAAGCGCTCGAGGAGTCGCAGCCGGTCCCGGGGGCGAGGGtcggaaaagaaaaggaagaagagcagTAAGGACGCCCCGAGAAGCTGCTCGGCTTCCCGATCCCAAAGCCGCAAGGCCAGCACCACCTCCTCTGGGGCGGAGG AGAGAAGCAAACACAAGGCCCGGAGGAGACCACggtccagctcctcctcctcttcttccagtTCTTCCAGCTGCtcttcctccttgtcctcctcctcttcctccagcgATGGCCGGAAGAAGCGGGGGAAGCACAAggacaagaagaggaagaaaaagaagaaaaggaagaagaagctgAAGAAGAGAGACAAGGCCAAGGCCAAGATGCAGCCGACTGAGGCTCTGCCCGGACCCTCGCTGGACCAGTGGCACAGAGCAgccgaggaggaagaggatggccCAG TCCTGACGGACGAGCAGAAGTCCCGCATCCAGGCCATGAAGCCCATGAGCAAGGAGGAGTGGGATGCCCGCCAGAGCGTCATCCGCAGGGTGGTGGACCCGGAGAGCGGACGCACCAG GCTCATTAAGGGAGACGGTGAGGTCTTAGAGGAAATCGTAACCAAGGAACGACACAGAGAGATCAACAAG CAAGCCACCCGAGGGGATGGTCTGGCCTTCCAGATGCGAGCAGGGCTGCTGCCCTGA